Proteins from a genomic interval of Amphiura filiformis chromosome 9, Afil_fr2py, whole genome shotgun sequence:
- the LOC140161023 gene encoding alpha-N-acetylgalactosaminide alpha-2,6-sialyltransferase 1-like — MASSKALNGKYNAKVPILLLPEHVTKSEYNRLKNYRDMMGWKYSKYEFITRTMALLNTTSNQFLFDDLLANNNAANGTCKRCAVVGNGGILNGSKIGLEIDSHDYVFRTNVAITDGHEKDVGNKTSFYCFGMVTLSNAITEMKMKGFSAPPWNPKIRYVFFPENDWAYRYIYAALTNGALPKGNNGETAKRKPFVFPKPLAAEEIKIVHPDFCRYVDNRWLNSKKLQNQGRATTGAIMLFLALHTCDEVNAYGFMGDPNKFTFHYYDQKFTKSTGITDAFYHDWNKENALWKLLIDEGIFNMYTRD, encoded by the exons ATGGCCAGTAGCAAGGCGCTTAATGGAAAATATAATGCAAAGGTTCCCATATTACTATTACCTGAACATGTCACCAAATCTGAGTACAACCGTCTGAAGAATTATCGAGATATGATGGGATGGAAATATAGTAAATATGAAT TTATTACAAGAACGATGGCTCTTCTGAATACTACCAGTAATCAATTCCTATTTGACGATTTACTAGCTAATAACAATGCTGCTAACGGAACTTGTAAACGCTGTGCGGTAGTAGGGAATGGAGGGATCCTGAACGGGTCGAAAATTGGCCTTGAAATTGATTCGCATGACTACGTGTTTAG AACTAATGTGGCTATCACAGACGGACACGAAAAGGATGTAGGTAATAAGACTTCGTTTTATTGCTTCGGAATGGTAACTCTCTCCAATGCCATCacagaaatgaaaatgaaaggcTTCTCGGCGCCTCCGTGGAATCCAAAGATACGATACGTATTTTTTCCAGAGAATGATTGGGCGTATCGATACATTTATGCTGCATTGACAAATGGTGCCTTACCCAAGGGAAACAATGGAGAAACCGCTAAAAG AAAACCATTCGTATTTCCAAAACCTTTAGCTGCTGAGgaaattaaaattgttcatcCAGACTTTTGCAGATATGTTGACAACAG ATGGTTAAATTCTAAAAAGTTACAAAACCAAGGCCGAGCAACGACTGGGGCAATCATGCTATTCCTTGCACTCCACACGTGTGATGAG GTTAATGCATATGGGTTTATGGGTGATCCGAACAAGTTTACATTCCATTACTACGATCAAAAGTTTACCAAATCCACTGGCATAACTGATGCTTTTTACCACGACTGGAACAAAGAGAACGCTCTGTGGAAACTCCTCATTGATGAAGGCATATTTAACATGTATACTAGGGACTGA